TTGGTACGGCAAATCGGTCTTTCGCTTTACGCGAAATTCCGACGGAACGCTGGCAACCCCGGCCGGCTCGTCGCTGGTGGTATCGTACAACCCTGGCCCGATCGCGATCGGCTTCGGCGGCGGCCTCTTCGTAACCGATGAGGATAACGAGTATCTCTACGTCTACGGCAAAGGCGCCAAAGCGTACGATCAGCCCAAGCGCCAATTAGATCTTCCGTTCGTGCCGAGCTGCGTTGCCGTCGACCGCCAAGGACACGAGTTCGTCGGCGGCTTTACCAACGGCTACGTCGCGGTCTACGCACCGAACGCAAAGGGCAACGCGACGACGCTGCAGCGGATTGCTCTGCCCGACGGGCATATCGACATCAACGGCGTCGCGGTGGATGCATCCGGTAACCTCTTCGTCTCCGACACCAACGAAATCAGCGAGTTCGCAACCCCCGTTACGAAGCCGACGCTCGTGCGCGCGATCATCGGATCGGGCGAGCAAAACGCTCCCAGCGGAATGGCGCTAAGCAAAGCAACGGGCGAGCTGTACGCGGCCAATCCCGGTGACGACGACATTCTCGCCTATTCCTCGGCCGCCAACGGCTCGCAAGGCCCCGATCGCGTGATCACGTCGCGGCATCCGCCCCTGATCGGGCCGGCAGGCGTCGCCCTAAACGGCTCGGTGCTCTACTCGACGAGCGGCAGCAATATCCATGGACCGCCGTCGATCTTCGTTTTCGACGCGCTCCACGGGCGCCAGACTCCAAAGCAGGTCGTGACCGGAAACTACCTCGCGCTTCCGATCGGCGTCGCGCTCGGCCCGTAGCGCACGCCCAGAAAGAAAGAAAGTTGATCCGCGGGGCCGCGCGCCGTTGCGCCGAACGGGCCTCGCCATGTTCGAAAACGACGATCCCGCAAAACGGGCGGCCGGGTTCGCGGCCGTCGACCGTTACGTTCGCGATGGAATGTGCGTCGGTTTGGGCACGGGCACGACGGCATTCTGGGCGATCGAGCGCGTCGGGCAACGGATCGCGGCCGGCGAGAACATTAGCGCGGTTGGAACCTCGTCCGAAACCGAACGCCTCTGCCGCCGCCTCGCGATTCCGCTGGTCGAACTTTTGGCGCAGCCGATGCCGGTTGCGATCGACGGGGCGGACGAGATTGCCCCGGACTGGTCGTTGACGAAGGGCGGCGGCGGAGCGCTCTTTCGCGAGAAGGCCGTCGCGCTTTCGTGCGAACGCTATATCATCGTCGCAACCCCTTCGAAACTCGTCGCGCAGCTCGGGCGCTTCCCGCTCCCCGTCGAGGTCGTGCCCTTCGCTGCCCCATACGTACGGCGCGAGCTCGCGCGTCGCGCTCCCGGCCTCGCCGTCAGGCGGCGCGGCTCAGATTCAGAGCCCTTCCTTACGGACAACGGCAACTGGATCTTCGACTGCGCGTTCGGCCGCATCGACGATCCTCGCGACCTTGAAAAAACACTGCGCGAAATCCACGGCGTCGTCGCGACTGGCCTTTTCTTCGACCTGGTCACCGAAGTGATCGTCGGCTACGAAGACGGGGCTACGAAAACGCCTCGTTACTCGAACTGAAGCGGCGCCTGAGCCGAGCCGGTGTTCTTACCGCACGTATACTTTCCGGTCAGCACGGC
The nucleotide sequence above comes from Candidatus Cybelea sp.. Encoded proteins:
- the rpiA gene encoding ribose-5-phosphate isomerase RpiA, producing MFENDDPAKRAAGFAAVDRYVRDGMCVGLGTGTTAFWAIERVGQRIAAGENISAVGTSSETERLCRRLAIPLVELLAQPMPVAIDGADEIAPDWSLTKGGGGALFREKAVALSCERYIIVATPSKLVAQLGRFPLPVEVVPFAAPYVRRELARRAPGLAVRRRGSDSEPFLTDNGNWIFDCAFGRIDDPRDLEKTLREIHGVVATGLFFDLVTEVIVGYEDGATKTPRYSN